A single window of Bacillota bacterium DNA harbors:
- the rimP gene encoding ribosome maturation factor RimP, whose protein sequence is KEIEGLAEVACRQVGLELADLEYVREGGRWYLRLYVDKPGGVTLDDCEAAHTAASETLDRSDPIGHAYTLEVASPGLERKLKREADFERFAGSRVEIRTHVAIDGSRRLHGRLVGLLRTPEGSSPDGRQVAEEAPAVRVTMDDGREISVPLAAIARARLAPDLPNGEKRGGARK, encoded by the coding sequence AAGGAGATCGAAGGGCTGGCCGAGGTGGCCTGCCGACAGGTCGGCTTGGAGCTTGCCGACCTCGAGTACGTCCGCGAGGGCGGCCGGTGGTACCTCCGCCTGTATGTGGACAAACCCGGAGGGGTGACCCTGGACGACTGTGAGGCGGCCCACACGGCGGCCAGTGAGACGCTCGACCGGTCGGACCCCATCGGCCACGCCTACACCCTGGAGGTCGCGTCGCCGGGTCTCGAGCGCAAGCTCAAGCGGGAAGCGGATTTTGAACGGTTCGCCGGCAGCCGGGTGGAGATCCGGACGCACGTGGCGATCGACGGAAGCCGCCGCCTGCATGGAAGGCTGGTCGGGCTTCTTCGGACACCGGAGGGGTCTTCGCCCGACGGGCGCCAGGTGGCCGAGGAAGCCCCGGCGGTCCGGGTGACGATGGATGACGGCCGGGAAATCAGCGTGCCGCTGGCCGCGATCGCCCGGGCGCGTCTCGCCCCCGACCTACCGAATGGTGAGAAACGAGGTGGGGCCCGCAAATGA